The Lathyrus oleraceus cultivar Zhongwan6 chromosome 5, CAAS_Psat_ZW6_1.0, whole genome shotgun sequence genome includes the window CACACCAAAGGTAACGCAAAACATCAAAATACCAATCaacacaacacaaccacaactatcacataattaaattacgaaaaataatttaaataaaatctGGGGCATTATAATGGGGAACTCAAAGCTATGTAGTTCTTGCTAGTAAATGAGTGTTAGTTGATTGATTTTAGAGAACGAATGTTTAGGTTGCATTCTAGCGGCTAAATGTTTGGTCTGTATGTTCATGCATGAGAGGCTTAAGCATTTGTTTGTATCGCGGTAGAATGGATTAATCAATGTTCTTTTGCAAAAATATTTTCGATCGCACGGGGGAAAGAAAATAGGTTTGATGTGTTAAATGTATTTTAGAGTTGgaagacgagtatttatgacttgcaagctaTTACGACTTGGGTCTATTACTCCGGACTATGATTGGACATTACACCTAAGTAGTCTTTTTAATTCATTTTGTTGTAAAAAAGTCTGAGTATTTATAAGTGTTTTGAGGGGAAGACGAACACTTGGGTTTACAAGCTATTACGACTTGGGCCTAGTATTTGAGGCTATGATTGGACATTACATCCAGGTAGtattttttttcaatttattGCAAAAGAGAGACGCGTTTTAAAATTTTGGAGGAAGACGAGCATTTGTACTTGCAAGCTATTACGGCTTGGGTCTAACACTCGGGACTATGACTGGACATTACAGTTAGGTAGCCTCTTTCTTCCATTAATtaaaaaatggtcaaagttgtTTAAGTTAGTCATTTTGGATTTTGTTTGAGAAAATAGCTTGATGTTGAGTCGAGCGTTTTAATTTGCGATGCGAAGTAAATTACAAAAATGGGTTTAAAATAAATCGGGTATTTGAGAAAGAGGCTTGAATTTGAGTTAGTTTTGAAAAGCGGTTTGATTTTGGTAGTGAAAAGGTTTTGAGTTGATGGTGAAGTAGTGAGATATTTTTCAAAAAcacttgatgttgatcaagtatttaatttgatttttgaaagattgattttatgtggtcaagttatttaattaatcaattaaaataaatttaatcaattaataaagctaaaattttaatcaattaatcaaattaatcaattaaaatgaaattaatcaagataattaaaaatcaattaacaaaattaatcaattaattaatttgctttaaaattaattaacataattaatcaattaaaataaatttaatcaattaattaactaacaaaattaattaattaaaacaaatttaataaattaattaaaattaaaaaaaaaaagataaaaaaataaaattaaaaaaggaaaagaaaaaaatgaagGGGCCGCGTGGGCCCCCACATCATCTTCGTCCACTTTGGCCAAACCAAAATACACTAGCGCGGGAAACAAGATTATGCAATGACATTAACATTTATATTAACATAGTCTAATATGTGAAATTTTGCTATCACCAAAACGCGATTGAATTCTActattaatatataaaagttacATACCGCCATTATTACATTATAACCATATCAAAACTAATTAGAGGGTCAATTTCATGTCCTAAATAGTCATTTTCGTTTCATTAAATCACTGCTATTATTAGTTACATTGGCAATACATTTTTCAAATATCCAAGAGTCGCATTAAATTCCTATGTTTTTAATTTTCCTCATACATGATTCTTTATGCAGAATCTCTGCATTCCACTCTTGCACAGTAAAAGGAGGTCTTCACAACGGCATATCTATTCATTTCCACAACAACGGTTACGTTTTCATTTCCTCCAAAAGGTAAATACTTTTGAACTACTTTCTTCCTCTCCTTCAATTGCTTGGACCTGATTTACTGAAGTGATTTTATCACTATGTGCTATCTTGATGCATTAGTTTATTTTTTTCTGTTCATTTGAATCGGTTGATGTAAACGCAGGTTTCATATTTCGTTGTTTTGTTATTATTGTTCTTCATGATCGATAACTCTATAAGTCCCTTTGTTTTTTTGATATGCCCTTTTTAAAGTTTTGATTTTTATTGaaactcattttcaatttcaTAAATTCGAAATAACCCTTTATTTTAGATTCAGTTTTAAGCATAACCCACAAACTAATTTCATTAATTTAATAAATTTgatgaatgaatgtatgaatgaaCCTTATGGTGTAATGAATTAGGTTTTTTTAATGATTTTGTTATAGACAAGATCTTCCTACTACTGGTAATGCATATGTGCATGGAACTTTTTTGACATTGAAATCTGACCCTCTTCGGACAATAGTTGATTTGATACATCAATAAGCTAAGGATTATATTTCACTAGTGAATGCTTATGCTGCTTATGCTAGTGAAATATGGCTTGATTATCCATCTCTCAAAATTTGTTATTAGGCTTAACAAAATGTCAGCCTAATAACCCGATCAAACTGCTTATATTAATCCACAATCCATCCTAATCCAACCCGACCAAATTGATTAAGAAAATGGATGGAAATTGATTTATATGATTCAACCACGGGTTGAACTGGGTGAAGCTTTTATACCTGAACCGCCCAACCTAACATGTTGTTGAGCCCTACCTATAACTTGCGTGTTAACACATAATTCAATGTTATAGTAAGCAAATATGAAATAAAAGGAGTTACTTAGTTGAGGATTACATTGACTTTTCAACAATCCAGTAACTACAGAGAGGTGAATGATGTTCCAAATTGGTTTCATGATGTATTTTTTAACAATATTTTATAAGACAAATGTAAAAAAAAAGGTTTTATTGGATAATAGAACATCAAAGGCTTACATAAAACACCGATAATCTTAATTAATTATAGATAATGAAACATGTGAATCTGAAAAATGACCAATAACTTAGTGGAAACACATAGATATAACATTCACTTTTTGATTAAAAAAAAGCATGGGAACATAAAATTTATTATCTTAGTAACATGTGGGGATTTAAATGGCCACACTTCGGAGCAAAACAGTGTCGATAGTAATTCCAGGTCCCAAACCGAGAAGCACACCCCATTCAAGTCCCTCCCCTGTTGTGTTATGTCCTTCATCTTTTGACTTCCTCCTCATCTCATCCATGACGAATAATACAGAAGCACTTGTCATGTTACCATATTCACTTAGTACATACCTACTAGCTTGCAATTTTTCTGGCTTTAAGCCAAGTTTTGCTTCAATTTTGTCAAGAATGGCTCGTCCACCTGGGTGTGAAACCCAAAAAATGGAATTGTAATCCGAAATATTCAAAGGTTGAAAGGCCTTAACAAGAGCTTTTTCAATATGTTTTGAAACGAGATTAGGAAGGTCCTGGTTGAGATATAATATCATTCCTACTTCTCGAATGTCACCTTTAATGTATCTTTCGCTATCCGGAAGGATGGTTTGTGCAGTCCATACCAATTCAAACAAAGAGTTCTCAACATTTGGCAATGGGTCTGAACCAATAACCACAGCTGCCGCACCATCTCCAAACAAGGCCTGTCCCACAAGACCATCAAGATGAGTATCACTAAGTCCAGAGAAACCTAATACCCTCATCTCCGCACAAACCAACAACACACGAGAATCTTTGTTGTTCTCAGTCAAATCTTTAGCTAAACGAAGTCCCATTGCACCAGCATAACAACCTTGTTGGTACATCATATAACGCTTTACATCTGGACTTAGGCCTAAAAGGTTTGTGAGTTGATAGTCAGCACCAGGCATATCCACACCAGCTGAAGTGCAAAAGATGAGATGAGTAATCTTGGATTTAGGTTGACCCCATTCTTTGATAGCCTTTGTTGCAGCTTCTTCTCCTAACTTTGGTATTTCCACAATTAGAATCTCCTGTTTGGCATCCAATGTAGGTGCCCTAAACTCACAAAATTTTGGATTCTTCTTCAAAATATCTTCTGTTAAATGCATGTATCGTTTCTTAATCTTAGTTTTATCACCTGGaaaaaaaacatataaaaatAGATAAAACATGCTAACAATGTATATTAAAAGTAAATTCGGAATATATTGTAGACATGTTACATATGCGCTGAAATTTTTCTTTGAGCTCCGTCTTGTGTTCATTGTTTGTGACGCGGAAGAAAAAATCCGGATATGTGCTCTGATACACACAATTTGGAGGATTAGCAGTGCCGATTGCTAACACAGTGGCAGTGCCTCCAGCTCTCTGTGTTTGGCGGATCTCATTAGCAGTCGCCATCTTAACTGCAAAAAGAAGAAAATTAAATGAAAATTACAACATTCTTTTTCATACACTAAACCGAAGTGGCATTGACACTTTAGCAGAAAGATAAGAAGTGATATATAGCATCGTTGGATGTGTTTGATTCTGAAATAATTCTTCTCAGAATGGATCAAACATGGGAAGGATAATTTATTGTATTCATTTTCCCCAATTTGAAAGTTTGTACAACCACAACGCAGCATTATGTTGATGCTCCGGTAAATGCTCGACGGCCATGAAAATTGACTGATTGAATGGTAGAACATAGCATCTAACAGTATTGCATTATTATTTATATACCGATAACAGTCTCAAAAATACGCAtatgtaaaagaaaattaaatcATGGGATGTTACTAAGTAAACTTTAGAATGTTGATAGTGAACACATACTAGTAGTAGCTTGCAGAGTATTTATGAAGCAATAGATAAGATTTGGTGTGTGAGAAATTGTTGTTTGGGTATATGGTTATATATAGCGTGCCTTGCTGCTTGAACTGAAGGAAAAGTGGTTGTTTAACATTCAATGCTGAGATTTATTTAATTTAGATATTCTTTATTTTAATCCCCACTTATTGATCTTATAATTTAAATATCACAAAAGTTacatttttaaatattttttaattttattaaaaatactaaaataatttataattaaaaacagaaaaaaatatataatttatattttaataCTTTTTTATTCTGGAATGTGACGAGTTCATTTTAGCATTCACAAAACGTACAATTTCAATCTTTTTCATTAATTTGACTATCAATTTATGATTTTATTTACTAATTAAGAAAAGAAAGATCAATATATGTTGCCAAATTAAAGAATTAATACAATATTTACAAGATGCATATTTTCAACGAATAGCATGAAATGAATTTGTTTCAAAACAAAGCaataatataataatatttattaaaaatatgTTTGGTTTAAATGAGGGGGAATGAAAGGAAGGAATTTTAATGAAGGGAAAGAAAGGGAAGGGGAGGTGAGGAATTTTTttagttttatatatatatatatatatatatatatatatatattatatatatatatatatatatatatatatatatatatatatatatgtgtgtgtgtttttttttttttttggtttaaAAGAGGGGATGAGAGATGAAAGAGgaattttaattaaaaatatatttggATGGGGATGATTTTattaataatttatatttttattctTATTCTATTATATAAACGATATGATATTTAAATACGAAAATTTCATATATAATTTTCTAATAATAAATTTTTAATATtgagtaaataaataaatattgtAATGATTataatttatataaaaaaatattaatttgaaggtaaataataattataataaattgATAGAAACAATAACCAAAAATCACACAAGAATATTTATATGAGAATGTAAATATTCCTTTGAATCTTCTTGTTGGCAAAATTTTAAAACCCAATAATATTTATATGAGAAGGTAAAagattttttttcaaattaataaGATGTCTTGGGGCTCGATTCCAACTCTAGACACATaacaatatttaatttttttgatGGAGAGTTTTGTCATCCATTGCAGTCATACCTGGTTTCAGAGATGTGTCTGCAATTGTGCGTAGAGGATACCCAATTTCAACGACAACAAAAATATTACAAACAATCATAAAGTCTAAATCTAAGGTTTAAAGTTGTGTGATTACACTCAACTTCACATTAACATTAACTTAATGTTTCATACGCATCATTTCTCAAATTTTGGTACctcaaattttattttatttcgaTAGAAACAAAGTATCTTGTACGCACAACTGCATAAACTAATTTTTTGAACCATAAAGGATTACAATAtctaaaaaatatattaaattatAACTAACAATAACTTTTTTATCTATTCTTTTGTATAATAAAAAAGAATTTGTGAATTTTTTTTAAGCAAGTAGCTTAGTGGCTGGAATTCAGCCATGTGCTTAAGTATTTCCATCAACTCTTTATTTTTTCTATAATTTATTTTCTGCAATTTATTTATCCGTTGCTTAATACTTAAACTATCTTCAAAATGATTTTAATCTTTTATTAAAATCTGacaaatttttcaaaaccaaGTTTTTTTTAAACCAAACAATTAAACCAACTCAGATTTTTCTGCAAGTTTTTTCTTCTAATTATAAATCGAGAAATTTGGGAAACAATAATAAATTGGCCGTTTATCCCTACTCATTAAGTGAATGATGAAGTAGTAGATAAGCCCAACTTCTATTGGATCAAAGAATAAAAGAGAAAGTTTGAGATAGATTTTAAAACTAAGAACTTTATAAAAATGACTTTAGATGATAGTGAATTTTACATAGTTCATCATTGTCAAACTTCAAAGAAAATTTGGGATACTATTGAAATAATATATGGAGTTTCTCCAAGTATCGCACAAGAGAAGATGAACACACAAGGCAAAAAGAAGATAAAGATACTACTCTCAAATGTTTTTCAAAGTGGAGGAATATTAGAAAATATATTGGAACTTTGGTCTCTAACCAATATCTAAGAGTTAAGAAATGGAAGTCTAATCCAATTCTTAAATCAAAAAATGAGAGTCTTCATGAATTTCAGGAAAAATCATGAAAGAGGAAAATTATAGAGAATTTGAACGAACTAGTTCAACTACTCAAAGATGGAAAAGTAAAAAACCAAAGAATCATCAATTTCGTCATACTCATATCATACACCTCTGGTGGAATCCTTCGAAAGAACATACTCAATAGTTGAACAATTCAGAAAATTTAACATCAAACAAAGGAACCTCTTGTTCAATAAACGATAAAGAAGAAGAATAAATTTCATCAATACTTGAAAGAAGAATAGGTGGAGAGACGTTAACCTCGGGGAAAAACATGAAAGAGTCTTCTTCCAACAAAAGAAGATAAAGTATGCTTAAAAGCATCCTACGAGGCAGATATTGTTCCAGGTACTAAACCATCTTATATGCAACTATTTAGAATGAGTAGTCAATTAGTTAATGAAAATTATAAACTAGGAGAACATACACTAGGTCTTAAGAAATAACTAGTACATCTTTGGGGAATAAATTACTCATTCAACATAAAAATAACTAAGATTAGAAACTCAAGAGAAGAATATAAACGGCCTGACTCCCTTATAAAGGAAGTAACTTATTTACGTGAAACCTTATGAAAGTTTACCTAAGGAAAAGAGAAGCTTGACCTGATCATCAAGTAAAAGATTCTTCATAAACAAAAATGTATTAGGATTTAGAAAGGATAGAAAACCTAGGAAAGATATAGATCATAAGTAAAAGAAACGTCTAGTTTATAAATTCACACACTGTAAAAGAATATGCCATTTAGAATTTTTTGTTTTGATAAAATGAAAAGATCTTAAGGATACATGATAACTACCTTATATCTTCTAGAACTAATGCACCTGACCTCAAGAAGATGTGGGTATCAAAGCTGAAACCTTGGTGTTTTAAAGGTATGCTTTGTAGCTCAGGGATTTGACGATTATCAATGAAATTGAGCAAAGAAATGGTATACTTCTAAAGTATACAATATTTATGAAGTCTCAGATCCAAGGATGAACGATGATGATCAATCACTGTGATGAAAGAAAAGTTTGTGATTCTTAGTTAACAATTTATTGGACATGTCTGTAGTGGACTTGCTCAATTTGTTGTTTATACGAACTCTCGCATCACACGATATGGAGAGTAGAATACatgatgacttctcggcaagtgtaccgATAGTGCCAAAGTAATAAAAAGATATAGAATCCATAGGGACTGATATTTAAACAAAATAATATATGTGCAAGTTGTAGAATGTATCAATGGGGGGTCaggtttgaatttgaaaaataaaagtTATTCGGAGAAAATGCGAAAGCAGTTAGGTTTTGtatataataatttatttatCCCTTGTTGATTATTGATGCATTGCATGAATGAGAAAGTAATTATATTTTCATGGAGAATTAACAAAACCATTACATGCACTGACAAATC containing:
- the LOC127083033 gene encoding chalcone synthase 1A-like, which gives rise to MATANEIRQTQRAGGTATVLAIGTANPPNCVYQSTYPDFFFRVTNNEHKTELKEKFQRICDKTKIKKRYMHLTEDILKKNPKFCEFRAPTLDAKQEILIVEIPKLGEEAATKAIKEWGQPKSKITHLIFCTSAGVDMPGADYQLTNLLGLSPDVKRYMMYQQGCYAGAMGLRLAKDLTENNKDSRVLLVCAEMRVLGFSGLSDTHLDGLVGQALFGDGAAAVVIGSDPLPNVENSLFELVWTAQTILPDSERYIKGDIREVGMILYLNQDLPNLVSKHIEKALVKAFQPLNISDYNSIFWVSHPGGRAILDKIEAKLGLKPEKLQASRYVLSEYGNMTSASVLFVMDEMRRKSKDEGHNTTGEGLEWGVLLGLGPGITIDTVLLRSVAI